AGCCGTTGTGTGGCAGTGGAGTAACGTCAACGATCTCCATTACCTCGATACCTGCACCATGCACGGCACGGATAGCAGACTCACGACCATTACCTGGGCCCTTTACATAAGCCTTAACCTTGCGAAGACCAAGATCGAAAGCTACCTTAGCGCAATCCTCAGCAGCCATCTGTGCAGCGTATGGAGTGTTCTTCTTAGAGCCACGGAATCCCATCTTACCAGCTGAAGACCAAGAGATAACCTGACCCTCATCGTTAGCAAGAGATACTATAATATTATTGAAAGAGCTGTGAACGTGAAGCTGACCAATAGCATTAACCTTCACGTTTCTTTTCTTAGAAGCGACTGTTTTCTTTGCCATAACT
This region of Prevotella sp. E13-27 genomic DNA includes:
- the rpsK gene encoding 30S ribosomal protein S11, with product MAKKTVASKKRNVKVNAIGQLHVHSSFNNIIVSLANDEGQVISWSSAGKMGFRGSKKNTPYAAQMAAEDCAKVAFDLGLRKVKAYVKGPGNGRESAIRAVHGAGIEVMEIVDVTPLPHNGCRPPKRRRV